In a genomic window of Halalkalicoccus sp. CG83:
- the dacZ gene encoding diadenylate cyclase DacZ, producing the protein MSAVSELLDGIVENVDAVALFSPGTSLYERFAALEDVDVLVVGTENGVDADRFVEIPLEFTDVKDRVKFGLGAAIGKELIDEGDVVACATSIFDEEIDTVSRVRATDTMYSTLYDLFAHSRAEPEVIRAVLEVAIDLGKKGQKGKPVGALFVVGDAGNVMNKSRPLSYNPFEKSHVHVGDPIVSVMLKEFSRLDGAFVISDSGKIVSAYRYLEPAAEGVDIPKGLGARHMAGGAITRDTNATAIVLSESDGLVRAFKGGELVLEIDPEEY; encoded by the coding sequence ATGAGTGCTGTCTCCGAACTTCTGGATGGGATCGTCGAGAACGTGGACGCCGTCGCGCTGTTCTCTCCGGGCACCTCCCTTTACGAACGCTTCGCCGCGCTCGAGGACGTCGACGTGCTCGTCGTCGGCACCGAGAACGGGGTCGACGCCGATCGGTTCGTCGAAATTCCCCTCGAGTTCACCGACGTCAAGGACCGCGTCAAGTTCGGACTCGGCGCGGCGATCGGCAAGGAGCTGATCGACGAGGGCGACGTCGTCGCCTGTGCCACCAGCATCTTCGACGAGGAGATCGACACCGTCTCGCGGGTCCGGGCCACCGACACGATGTACTCGACGCTCTACGACCTCTTCGCCCACTCCCGCGCCGAACCGGAGGTGATCCGCGCCGTCCTCGAAGTCGCGATCGACCTGGGGAAGAAGGGCCAGAAGGGAAAGCCGGTGGGTGCGCTGTTCGTCGTCGGCGACGCCGGCAACGTGATGAACAAGTCCCGCCCGCTCAGCTACAACCCCTTCGAGAAGTCCCACGTCCACGTCGGCGATCCGATCGTGAGCGTGATGCTCAAGGAGTTCTCGCGGCTCGACGGCGCGTTCGTCATCAGCGACTCGGGGAAGATCGTCTCCGCCTACCGCTACCTCGAGCCCGCCGCGGAGGGCGTCGACATCCCGAAGGGACTCGGGGCCCGGCACATGGCCGGCGGCGCGATCACGCGCGACACCAACGCCACCGCGATCGTCCTCTCGGAGTCCGACGGCCTCGTCCGGGCGTTCAAGGGGGGCGAACTCGTCCTGGAGATCGATCCGGAGGAGTACTGA